The window TCGAGGCGGTCGACACTGCGGTCCCATGACAGCCGTTCGCGCACCAGCTCGAGCGCACGCTGCGCCAGCCGGCGGCGGAGCGGTTCGTCGTCGAGCAGCCAAAGGATCTGTTCCCGCATCACGTCCGCATCGTCCGCAATCAGGCAGGTGCCGCCCGGCTGTACCGGGATGCCCTCAACCGCCGCCGAGGTGGCAACGACCGGCACGCCGGCGGCCATGGCCTCCAGCACCTTTCCGCGAAGGCCGGATCCCATTCGGATGGGGCACACGTACACTGCGGAGCGGTGGAGATAGGGGCGAACGTCCGCGACCTCCCCAGTGACGACGATCCGCGGGTCCCGCCAGGGGCTGTCACGGATGTCGGGTGGTGGGTTGGGGCCCACGACGTAGAAGAATAGTTCGGGGTGTTGGTCCCGGATGCCGGGCCAGACGCGGTCGAGAAACCATCGCACCGCGTCTCGGTTCTGCTCGTGACCGAAGTGGCCGGTGAAAATGATGCCGTCGATCGGCGTGGGCCGTTCGGCCGGACGAAACACCCGCGTGTCCACTCCGCTGGGGATCACCACGGTTCGCAGGTCCGGCGCGTACTCGAGCACGTGGTACCGTTCTTGCGGCGTCAGCACGGTGATGACGTCCGCGGCACGGTACACCTCAAACTCGTAGACGGCCAGTCGGTCTCGCCGCCAGCGTTCGAGCAAGCCGGCGGTCGAATAGTTCAGCAGTTCGGCGCGGCGGCGCGCGGCGACGGTCTCGCATTCGTGCACCGAGACCACTCGCCGCACCGCCGGCAGGTACGGGTTGCGGAGAAACACCTGCGCCATGACCGAAAACTCCGCGATGACGACCTCGTAGCGGGAACGCTCGACCATGTCACCAACCAGTCGGCACATCGCCGGGCTGAACCACTCGGAGAAAGGCGGCGGTGCACGGCGCATCCAGGCCGGCAAGGGCGCCCAGCGCCGCGTGAGGGGGGGAGGCGGCAAGATTTCGAGCTCCAGCAGTCGGCCTGTCCACTCCGCCGCGCGCGGTTGATCGGCTTGATCCGCGAAGCACGCCACACCCACCTCGTGGCCGCGGGCCAGAAGCCGTTGGAGCCGCTCATAAACGATTCGATGTCCGCTGATCACCCGGGCGTGCGGCAGTTCGGGGCACAACACCAGGAGG of the Kiritimatiellia bacterium genome contains:
- a CDS encoding glycosyltransferase, which translates into the protein MRLLVLCPELPHARVISGHRIVYERLQRLLARGHEVGVACFADQADQPRAAEWTGRLLELEILPPPPLTRRWAPLPAWMRRAPPPFSEWFSPAMCRLVGDMVERSRYEVVIAEFSVMAQVFLRNPYLPAVRRVVSVHECETVAARRRAELLNYSTAGLLERWRRDRLAVYEFEVYRAADVITVLTPQERYHVLEYAPDLRTVVIPSGVDTRVFRPAERPTPIDGIIFTGHFGHEQNRDAVRWFLDRVWPGIRDQHPELFFYVVGPNPPPDIRDSPWRDPRIVVTGEVADVRPYLHRSAVYVCPIRMGSGLRGKVLEAMAAGVPVVATSAAVEGIPVQPGGTCLIADDADVMREQILWLLDDEPLRRRLAQRALELVRERLSWDRSVDRLEALLHELTGRALPPRGVRSAAELQLLPG